A genome region from Arthrobacter agilis includes the following:
- a CDS encoding DUF6752 domain-containing protein — protein sequence MTDTTHTTAQDMELQFAEPEGLAEQLLALRAEVEQLRADVVRLDADLDESRRLNLRAAELLDVVYEELGARRTASEDAS from the coding sequence ATGACCGACACGACCCACACCACGGCCCAGGACATGGAGCTGCAGTTCGCCGAGCCGGAGGGCCTGGCGGAGCAGCTGCTGGCGCTCCGGGCCGAGGTGGAACAGCTGCGGGCGGACGTCGTCCGGCTCGATGCCGACCTCGACGAGTCACGGCGGCTCAACCTGCGGGCGGCCGAGCTGCTCGACGTCGTCTACGAGGAACTGGGTGCACGCCGCACCGCGTCGGAGGACGCCTCGTGA
- a CDS encoding family 1 glycosylhydrolase has translation MTPRGGEGPPLEIIGGFESTFMPAHDRDIFETTEHDTRWREDLDLLSRSGITRLRYPVRWHRIEESEGVFDWSATDEVLNHLHEHGFRPIIDLVHHTSYPVWLTDGFADARFGAAYLRYAEAFARRYPWVEEYTLFNEPFATLFLCGHEAIWPPYHSGLQGFVDLLVNVLPAVAEAGALYRELLPGARHVWVDTCEFHTGSDASGQRYADMANDRRFLALDAFLGRGYDVDSQLGRDLAPVGGERLLSLPAGTIDVLGLDYYAHCQWNFGVEGGTAPTPTPLPLADQIQQYWQRYGLPCMITETNVRGRTSDRATWLKYVLEQCEEAQARGVVLEGVCWFPVVDSTDWNSLLFRCEGHVDPVGVYWLDEDLERRTSVMSTSYALAAGGVRSGELPAYLLGEPVATWLQGYREQMSHWDWQQPPESDLGSRLPRTTTRMELRIVDAQ, from the coding sequence GTGACCCCCCGGGGCGGGGAAGGACCGCCGCTGGAGATCATCGGCGGTTTCGAGAGCACCTTCATGCCCGCGCACGACAGGGACATCTTCGAGACCACGGAACACGACACCCGCTGGCGCGAGGACCTCGACCTGCTCTCACGGTCGGGCATCACGCGGCTGCGCTACCCGGTGCGGTGGCACCGCATCGAGGAGTCCGAAGGGGTCTTCGACTGGTCCGCCACGGACGAGGTCCTGAACCACCTGCACGAGCACGGCTTCCGGCCCATCATCGACCTCGTGCACCATACGAGCTACCCGGTCTGGCTGACCGATGGCTTCGCCGACGCCCGCTTCGGCGCGGCGTACCTGCGCTACGCGGAGGCCTTCGCCCGCCGCTACCCGTGGGTGGAGGAGTACACGCTCTTCAACGAGCCGTTCGCCACGCTCTTCCTCTGCGGTCACGAGGCCATCTGGCCGCCGTACCACTCCGGGCTGCAGGGGTTCGTGGACCTCCTCGTCAACGTGCTCCCGGCCGTCGCCGAGGCCGGCGCCCTGTACCGCGAGCTGCTGCCCGGCGCCCGGCACGTCTGGGTGGACACCTGCGAGTTCCACACGGGCTCCGACGCGTCGGGGCAGCGGTACGCGGACATGGCCAACGACCGCCGCTTCCTCGCCCTCGACGCGTTCCTCGGCCGGGGGTACGACGTCGACAGCCAGCTCGGCCGCGACCTGGCACCGGTGGGCGGTGAGCGACTGCTCTCCCTGCCCGCGGGGACCATCGACGTCCTCGGTCTGGACTACTACGCGCACTGCCAGTGGAACTTCGGAGTGGAGGGAGGGACGGCGCCCACACCCACCCCGCTGCCCCTGGCCGACCAGATCCAGCAGTACTGGCAGCGCTACGGACTGCCCTGCATGATCACCGAGACCAACGTGCGCGGGCGTACCTCCGATCGGGCCACGTGGCTCAAGTACGTGCTCGAGCAGTGCGAGGAGGCCCAGGCGCGCGGCGTCGTGCTGGAGGGGGTGTGCTGGTTCCCCGTCGTCGACTCCACGGACTGGAACTCGCTGCTCTTCCGCTGCGAGGGCCACGTGGACCCCGTCGGCGTGTACTGGCTCGACGAGGACCTCGAGCGGCGTACATCGGTGATGTCGACGTCGTACGCGCTCGCGGCCGGGGGAGTGCGTTCCGGCGAGCTCCCCGCCTATCTCCTCGGTGAACCCGTGGCCACCTGGCTGCAGGGCTACCGGGAGCAGATGTCCCACTGGGACTGGCAACAGCCTCCCGAGAGCGATCTCGGTTCGCGTCTCCCCCGTACAACCACTCGAATGGAATTGAGGATCGTCGATGCACAGTGA
- a CDS encoding glycosyltransferase: MHSELIVLSHLRWEWVWQRPQQLVSRLNRTPGRTTYFVEEPLTPPDVELTENRLGTTEIDGLTRVYLEIPEQGHHVGFFDEVMPDYIAQLPQLLGPPTGERVVWIYTPLVLEAALALEPTTLVYDVMDDLAAFRNAAPELLVRQRQALKRADVVFAGGRSLHRSVVKQGREDAHLVPSGVSVAHYAAAARAATPDRSKPVAGYVGVLDERLDLDLVAGLAERLPEWEIRMIGPICKIEESDLPQAPNITYYGQQDYKDLPALMAEFDVALMPFALNEATKSISPTKTLEYLASRLPVVSTRVPDVVADFPGVVELQDDAAGFAAACEALRGRAGEPPSPELRTLLRRHDWDRIAELMDKTVFDQERSAPERATAEATA, from the coding sequence ATGCACAGTGAACTCATTGTTCTGTCCCACCTGCGGTGGGAATGGGTCTGGCAGCGGCCTCAGCAGCTGGTCTCCCGCCTGAACCGGACGCCGGGACGCACGACGTACTTCGTCGAGGAACCCCTCACCCCGCCCGACGTCGAGCTGACGGAGAACCGGCTGGGGACCACGGAGATCGACGGCCTGACGCGCGTCTACCTCGAGATCCCGGAGCAGGGCCACCATGTGGGCTTCTTCGACGAGGTCATGCCCGATTACATCGCGCAGCTGCCCCAGCTCCTCGGCCCGCCCACCGGTGAGCGGGTCGTGTGGATCTACACGCCCCTCGTGCTGGAGGCGGCGCTCGCCCTCGAGCCGACCACGCTCGTCTACGACGTCATGGACGATCTCGCCGCGTTCAGGAATGCGGCCCCCGAGCTGCTCGTGCGGCAGCGCCAGGCGCTGAAGCGGGCCGACGTCGTGTTCGCGGGCGGCCGTTCACTGCACCGGTCCGTGGTCAAGCAGGGGCGGGAGGACGCGCACCTGGTGCCCAGCGGCGTGTCCGTGGCGCACTACGCGGCGGCTGCGCGGGCAGCGACCCCCGACCGTAGCAAGCCGGTGGCCGGCTACGTCGGGGTGCTGGACGAGCGGCTCGACCTCGACCTCGTCGCGGGCCTCGCCGAGCGCCTGCCCGAGTGGGAGATCCGGATGATCGGCCCCATCTGCAAGATCGAGGAATCGGACCTGCCGCAGGCGCCGAACATCACCTACTACGGCCAGCAGGACTACAAGGACCTGCCGGCGCTCATGGCTGAGTTCGACGTCGCCCTGATGCCGTTCGCCCTCAACGAGGCCACGAAGTCGATCAGCCCCACCAAGACGCTCGAATACCTGGCGTCCCGGCTGCCGGTGGTCTCCACGCGCGTGCCCGACGTCGTCGCGGACTTCCCCGGCGTCGTCGAGCTGCAGGACGACGCCGCGGGCTTCGCCGCCGCCTGCGAGGCCCTCCGGGGCAGGGCCGGCGAACCGCCGTCACCCGAGCTGCGCACGCTGCTCAGGCGCCACGACTGGGACAGGATCGCCGAGCTCATGGACAAGACGGTGTTCGATCAGGAGCGGTCGGCGCCGGAGCGCGCCACGGCCGAGGCAACCGCCTAG
- a CDS encoding phosphodiesterase — MSREHPPADHLLFHFSDTHFMADGLLYGGVDARGRLAQLLAEIGGSGVRPDALIFTGDLTDKGDPDAYATLRELVEPFADTLGAPVIWLMGNHDRRSALRVALLGEPPEDTPLYRSYRLGGLRVIALDTSVPGHHHGEIDDVQLAWLAAELSRPAPEGSILALHHPPIPMVQDLAVLTELRRQDRLAEVVAGTDIRLILAGHVHFPSSSLFAGIPVSVASSTCYTQDLNVPEGGIRGRDGAQGFNLVHVYPHTVVSSVATIGSYPTVGQYVAPEEARRRLAAAQEVSPTRH, encoded by the coding sequence GTGTCCCGCGAGCATCCTCCCGCCGACCACCTCCTGTTCCACTTCAGCGACACCCACTTCATGGCCGACGGGCTGCTGTACGGCGGCGTGGACGCCCGCGGCCGGCTCGCCCAGTTGCTGGCGGAGATCGGGGGTTCAGGTGTCCGGCCGGATGCGCTGATCTTCACGGGCGACCTGACGGACAAGGGGGACCCCGACGCCTACGCGACCCTGCGCGAGCTCGTCGAGCCGTTCGCCGACACGTTGGGTGCGCCGGTGATCTGGCTGATGGGCAACCACGACAGGCGGTCGGCCCTGCGCGTCGCGCTGCTCGGCGAACCGCCCGAGGACACGCCGCTCTACCGCAGCTACCGGCTCGGCGGGCTGCGCGTGATCGCGCTGGACACCTCCGTGCCCGGGCACCACCACGGGGAGATCGACGACGTCCAGCTCGCCTGGCTCGCGGCCGAACTGTCGCGGCCCGCGCCCGAGGGCAGCATCCTCGCCCTGCACCACCCGCCCATCCCGATGGTGCAGGACCTCGCCGTGCTCACGGAGCTCCGCCGGCAGGACCGGCTCGCGGAGGTCGTGGCGGGCACCGACATCCGCCTGATCCTCGCCGGGCACGTGCACTTCCCGTCGTCGTCGCTGTTCGCCGGGATCCCCGTGTCGGTGGCGTCGTCCACGTGCTACACCCAGGACCTCAACGTCCCGGAGGGCGGCATCCGGGGCCGGGACGGGGCGCAGGGCTTCAACCTGGTCCACGTCTACCCGCACACGGTCGTCTCGTCGGTCGCGACCATCGGGTCCTACCCGACCGTGGGCCAGTACGTGGCGCCGGAGGAGGCGCGACGACGTCTGGCAGCGGCTCAGGAGGTGAGTCCGACGCGTCACTGA
- a CDS encoding type 1 glutamine amidotransferase domain-containing protein, with translation MKKILMVLTSVSEIGDTGEKTGYNVAEAAHPWKVFKDAGHFVDFASIQGGVPPRDEVDTSDPVQVAFTEDETTRAGLYNTARVDVIDPDQYDAVYLVGGHGTMWDFPDSQGLQQLVAGIYDAGGLVGAVCHGPAGLVNVELGNGFRLVEGRRVAAFTNDEEVAAGKDGVIPFFLADRLEAQGATHVAAEVFEEQVVVDGRLVTGQNPASAAGVAKEMEKLFAEVIHREKAEEQHEAEALRAEKDAIKAAAAGDED, from the coding sequence ATGAAGAAAATCCTCATGGTTCTGACCAGCGTTTCCGAGATCGGCGATACGGGGGAGAAGACCGGCTACAACGTGGCCGAGGCGGCCCATCCGTGGAAGGTCTTCAAGGATGCGGGGCATTTCGTCGACTTCGCATCCATCCAGGGCGGCGTGCCCCCGCGTGACGAGGTGGACACGTCCGATCCCGTGCAGGTCGCCTTCACGGAGGACGAGACCACGCGCGCCGGCCTCTACAACACCGCCCGCGTCGACGTCATCGATCCGGACCAGTACGACGCCGTGTATCTCGTGGGGGGCCACGGCACCATGTGGGACTTCCCGGACAGCCAGGGGCTGCAGCAGCTGGTGGCCGGGATCTACGACGCCGGCGGCCTGGTGGGCGCTGTCTGCCACGGGCCGGCCGGCCTGGTGAACGTGGAACTGGGGAACGGGTTCCGTCTCGTCGAGGGCCGCAGGGTGGCTGCCTTCACCAACGACGAGGAGGTCGCCGCAGGCAAGGACGGGGTCATCCCGTTCTTCCTGGCGGACCGCCTCGAGGCACAGGGCGCCACCCACGTCGCCGCTGAGGTCTTCGAGGAGCAGGTCGTGGTCGACGGCCGGCTGGTGACCGGGCAGAACCCGGCCTCGGCCGCCGGAGTGGCCAAGGAGATGGAGAAGCTCTTCGCGGAGGTCATCCACCGGGAGAAGGCCGAGGAACAGCACGAGGCGGAGGCCCTGCGCGCCGAGAAGGACGCGATCAAGGCTGCTGCGGCGGGCGACGAGGACTGA
- a CDS encoding MerR family transcriptional regulator, which translates to MAWSTREIAELAGTTVNTVRHYHQVGLLEQPDRMSNGYKQYQVRHLVRLLKIRRLRDLGVPLDQIDDVTLDGDSSFEALRAIDADLAVSIERLQRARAEIQAILQGSSVTGVPAGFEDVAPRLSKPDQSLMLIYSQLYDDDAMQDLRTMIREDPESPSKEFDGLAPDADETVRAELAERYAPTIAGALRDYPWLSEPGKHLSKSLTVTRDTIVESLSALYNPAQLDVLARASVIAGALLEQEQGTKDEQTP; encoded by the coding sequence ATGGCGTGGAGCACCCGGGAGATCGCCGAGCTGGCGGGGACGACTGTGAACACCGTGCGCCATTATCACCAGGTCGGGCTTCTCGAGCAGCCGGACAGGATGTCCAATGGCTACAAGCAGTACCAGGTCAGGCACCTCGTCCGTCTCCTGAAGATCCGCCGCCTGCGGGATCTCGGCGTCCCGCTCGACCAGATCGACGACGTGACCCTCGATGGCGATTCCTCGTTCGAGGCGCTGAGGGCGATCGACGCGGACCTCGCGGTGAGCATCGAGAGGCTGCAGCGCGCCCGGGCGGAGATCCAGGCGATCCTCCAGGGCTCCTCGGTGACGGGCGTCCCGGCAGGATTCGAGGACGTGGCGCCGCGGTTGTCCAAGCCGGACCAGTCCCTGATGCTGATCTACTCCCAGCTCTACGACGACGACGCGATGCAGGACCTGCGGACCATGATCCGGGAGGATCCGGAGTCGCCGAGCAAGGAATTCGACGGGTTGGCCCCTGACGCCGACGAGACGGTACGCGCCGAACTCGCCGAACGCTACGCACCGACCATTGCAGGTGCCCTCAGGGACTACCCGTGGCTCTCGGAGCCCGGGAAGCACCTCTCGAAGAGCCTCACGGTGACCCGGGACACGATCGTCGAATCACTCTCGGCGCTGTACAACCCGGCGCAGCTCGACGTCCTCGCGCGGGCAAGCGTCATTGCCGGCGCCCTCCTCGAGCAGGAACAGGGCACGAAGGACGAGCAGACGCCCTGA
- a CDS encoding small multidrug efflux protein has protein sequence MANPYEGMQEWVQQLPEIVQPLGVAVAGMIPYIEGEGAAGIGIILGINPVVAALAAMAGNFLSVLAVVVISSRVREKVVAGRGGEDRAADPASAAPSARRVKGQRRLQGWLSRFGVPGASLLAPLALPTQLTAAFFAASGVRKERVLFWQAIAIVLWTGGIAVLATGLVGVLGW, from the coding sequence ATGGCCAACCCGTACGAGGGCATGCAGGAATGGGTGCAGCAGCTACCCGAGATCGTGCAGCCGTTGGGTGTTGCCGTTGCCGGCATGATCCCCTACATCGAAGGCGAGGGTGCTGCCGGGATCGGCATCATCCTCGGGATCAATCCGGTCGTGGCGGCGCTCGCTGCCATGGCCGGCAACTTTCTGAGCGTGCTCGCCGTCGTCGTCATCAGTTCCCGGGTCCGCGAGAAGGTCGTAGCCGGTCGAGGAGGAGAGGACAGAGCGGCGGATCCTGCGTCCGCCGCTCCATCGGCCCGGCGCGTGAAGGGACAGCGCCGCCTGCAGGGCTGGCTCTCCCGATTCGGTGTACCGGGCGCGAGCCTCCTCGCCCCGCTGGCCCTTCCCACGCAGCTCACCGCAGCCTTCTTCGCGGCGTCGGGGGTCAGGAAGGAGCGGGTCCTGTTCTGGCAGGCGATCGCCATCGTCCTCTGGACCGGCGGCATCGCGGTGCTCGCGACAGGGCTCGTCGGAGTCCTCGGGTGGTAA
- a CDS encoding RidA family protein has protein sequence MTVHLSHPDGLLEQTDYAPVALATGTRLLLLAGQVAVTSAGAPTSTDLAGQVHSALRNVATGVRGAGGDVGDIARLTFYVVDWTPERADDLWAGTARAQESEGFGSPLPPITVIGVQSLWAPALLVEIEATAVLD, from the coding sequence ATGACCGTGCACCTCAGCCATCCGGACGGCCTGCTCGAGCAGACCGACTACGCACCCGTCGCCCTGGCCACCGGGACCCGCCTGCTCCTGCTCGCCGGGCAGGTGGCGGTGACATCCGCCGGGGCTCCGACATCGACGGATCTGGCGGGCCAGGTCCACTCCGCGCTGCGCAATGTCGCAACGGGTGTCAGGGGTGCAGGAGGTGATGTCGGGGACATCGCCCGGTTGACCTTCTACGTCGTCGACTGGACACCGGAGCGGGCCGATGACCTCTGGGCGGGTACGGCGCGGGCCCAGGAGTCCGAGGGTTTCGGCTCGCCGCTGCCGCCCATCACCGTCATCGGCGTCCAGTCGCTGTGGGCCCCCGCCCTCCTCGTCGAGATCGAAGCCACGGCCGTGCTGGACTGA
- a CDS encoding formate/nitrite transporter family protein, whose translation MSEDRRRELGESNAPVEDELKESFDKTVGEGAERLHRTLRNVLVTGVFGGFEIGLGIMAYLAVMHETGDHLLAGLAFSIGLVALLLAHSELFTENFLMPVAAVVAKEGSIAQLGKLWAGTLVANLAGGWVFVWIVMQAFPQWTDTVSESAHHYVDAPFSLQAVALAVLGGSTITLMSRMQQGTSNDVARIVATIIGGFLLAGLQLFHSILDSLLIFAAIHAGADISYGQWLGWFGYTLLFNMLGGLVLVTLLRLVRTKELLEKRRDEAPTDPAAPHDR comes from the coding sequence ATGAGCGAGGACCGCAGACGGGAACTGGGCGAATCGAACGCCCCGGTCGAGGACGAGCTGAAGGAGTCCTTCGACAAGACGGTGGGAGAAGGAGCCGAAAGACTCCACCGCACCCTGAGGAACGTCCTCGTGACCGGGGTGTTCGGAGGGTTCGAGATCGGCCTCGGCATCATGGCCTACCTGGCCGTCATGCATGAGACGGGCGATCACCTGCTGGCCGGCCTCGCGTTCAGCATCGGCCTCGTGGCACTCCTGCTGGCCCACAGCGAGCTCTTCACCGAGAACTTCCTCATGCCCGTCGCCGCCGTCGTCGCCAAGGAGGGAAGCATCGCACAGCTCGGAAAACTATGGGCTGGCACCCTCGTAGCCAATCTCGCCGGCGGGTGGGTCTTCGTCTGGATCGTCATGCAGGCCTTCCCGCAGTGGACCGACACCGTCAGCGAGAGCGCACACCACTACGTCGATGCACCCTTCTCCCTGCAAGCCGTGGCCCTCGCCGTCCTCGGGGGAAGCACCATCACCCTCATGAGCCGCATGCAGCAAGGGACCAGCAACGATGTCGCCCGGATCGTCGCTACCATCATCGGCGGGTTCCTCCTGGCCGGGCTCCAGCTGTTCCACTCCATCCTCGACTCGCTGCTCATCTTCGCGGCCATTCACGCGGGTGCCGATATCAGCTACGGGCAGTGGCTCGGCTGGTTCGGCTATACCCTGCTCTTCAACATGCTGGGCGGTCTGGTGCTGGTCACCCTCCTCCGGCTCGTGCGCACCAAGGAGCTCCTCGAGAAGCGCAGGGACGAAGCACCCACCGACCCGGCAGCACCCCACGACCGCTAG
- a CDS encoding cupin domain-containing protein, translating to MSAITVNALESRSFDDPDEERRPPKTKVDVVSLGNTTLGRFTFEPGWRWSETVKTVVHTESCQNNHLGVCAAGTLEVEMEDGTRTTIHAGDAYSIPAGHDAWVQNDETFVGYEVMSAAVYAKPA from the coding sequence ATGTCCGCAATCACTGTCAATGCCCTTGAGTCCAGGTCGTTCGACGATCCCGATGAGGAGCGCCGTCCGCCCAAGACCAAGGTCGACGTGGTCAGCCTCGGCAACACCACACTGGGCAGGTTCACCTTCGAGCCCGGCTGGCGATGGTCCGAGACCGTCAAGACGGTGGTGCACACCGAGAGCTGCCAGAACAACCACCTGGGGGTCTGCGCTGCCGGGACGCTCGAAGTGGAGATGGAAGACGGTACCCGCACCACCATCCATGCCGGCGACGCCTATTCGATCCCCGCCGGTCATGACGCCTGGGTCCAGAACGATGAGACGTTCGTGGGGTACGAGGTCATGAGCGCGGCCGTCTACGCCAAGCCTGCCTGA
- a CDS encoding pyridoxamine 5'-phosphate oxidase family protein: MADQQDGLKEVQDILGKADIAILTTVSLDGQLVSRPLALQAKDFDGDLWFFTEDPSPKADEIRANPQVNVSASTGKGYVSIAGTATLTKDQAKIDELWGPSVSAWFENGRDDPAVALIHVDADTAEYWSMDAPRVVSAVKMVKGLVTGTKPDSGKNEVIELP; the protein is encoded by the coding sequence GTGGCAGATCAGCAGGACGGTTTGAAGGAAGTACAGGACATCCTCGGCAAGGCCGACATCGCGATCCTCACCACGGTGAGCCTCGACGGGCAGCTCGTGAGCCGTCCTCTCGCCCTGCAGGCGAAGGACTTCGACGGCGACCTCTGGTTCTTCACCGAGGACCCCTCCCCCAAGGCCGACGAGATCCGCGCGAACCCGCAGGTCAACGTCTCGGCGAGTACGGGCAAGGGCTATGTCTCCATCGCCGGCACCGCGACGCTCACGAAGGACCAGGCGAAGATCGACGAACTCTGGGGCCCCTCGGTCTCCGCATGGTTCGAGAACGGGCGCGACGACCCCGCCGTCGCACTCATCCACGTCGACGCCGACACCGCCGAGTACTGGTCGATGGACGCGCCGCGCGTCGTCTCTGCCGTGAAGATGGTCAAGGGTCTCGTGACGGGCACCAAGCCGGACTCCGGCAAGAACGAGGTCATCGAGCTTCCGTAG
- the tadA gene encoding tRNA adenosine(34) deaminase TadA — MNPALPPVDPEHRAWMGLALKAARLTSVSADVPIGAVVIGPDGEVLGMGWNQREELGDPTAHAEVQAIRAAAARLGAWRLEGCTLVVTLEPCAMCAGASVLARIPRVVFGAWDEKAGASGSVFDVLRERRLNHWTDVVPGVREDECAALLRDFFAARRSGSGAL, encoded by the coding sequence ATGAACCCCGCCCTGCCGCCCGTGGATCCCGAGCACCGGGCGTGGATGGGCCTGGCCCTGAAGGCCGCCCGGCTGACGAGCGTGAGCGCGGACGTGCCGATCGGCGCCGTCGTCATCGGCCCGGACGGTGAGGTGCTGGGGATGGGCTGGAACCAGCGTGAGGAGCTCGGGGACCCGACGGCGCACGCCGAGGTGCAGGCCATCCGCGCCGCCGCGGCCCGGCTCGGCGCCTGGCGGCTCGAGGGCTGCACCCTGGTGGTGACGCTGGAGCCCTGCGCCATGTGTGCCGGGGCGTCCGTCCTGGCGCGCATCCCCCGCGTGGTGTTCGGCGCCTGGGACGAGAAGGCAGGGGCCTCGGGTTCGGTGTTCGACGTGCTGCGCGAACGACGGCTGAACCACTGGACGGACGTCGTCCCCGGCGTGCGGGAGGACGAGTGCGCGGCGCTGCTCAGGGACTTCTTCGCCGCCCGCCGGTCCGGTTCCGGCGCTCTCTGA
- the upp gene encoding uracil phosphoribosyltransferase, protein MRVLVVDHPLVAHKLTVLRDKDTSSPVFRLLTEELVTLLAYEATRDVRVETVSIETPVTATQGTGLVKPTPLVVPILRAGLGMLEGMTRLVPTAEVGFLGMARNEETLEAITYAERLPDDLTGRQVFVLDPMLATGGTLREAIKFLFARGAADITCICLLAAPEGLATLQEELEGRNVTIVLASIDEKLNEKSYIVPGLGDAGDRLYGVVG, encoded by the coding sequence ATGCGTGTACTGGTAGTCGACCACCCCCTGGTAGCCCACAAACTCACGGTTCTCCGGGACAAGGACACGTCGTCGCCGGTGTTCCGGCTCCTCACCGAGGAACTCGTGACCCTGCTGGCCTACGAGGCCACCCGCGACGTCCGCGTGGAGACCGTGTCCATCGAGACGCCCGTCACGGCCACCCAGGGCACCGGGCTCGTGAAGCCCACCCCGCTCGTGGTCCCCATCCTCCGCGCGGGCCTCGGGATGCTCGAGGGCATGACGCGCCTCGTACCGACCGCGGAGGTCGGCTTCCTCGGAATGGCCCGGAACGAGGAGACCCTCGAGGCCATCACCTACGCCGAGCGTCTGCCGGACGACCTCACGGGCCGCCAGGTCTTCGTGCTCGACCCCATGCTCGCGACGGGAGGCACCCTCCGCGAGGCCATCAAGTTCCTGTTCGCCCGCGGCGCCGCCGACATCACCTGCATCTGCCTGCTCGCCGCGCCCGAGGGCCTCGCCACGCTGCAGGAGGAGCTCGAGGGCCGCAACGTCACCATCGTGCTGGCCTCGATCGACGAGAAGCTCAACGAGAAGTCGTACATCGTGCCGGGCCTCGGAGACGCGGGAGACCGCCTCTACGGCGTCGTCGGCTAG
- a CDS encoding APC family permease has protein sequence MATDSGTTEASTQGGLKRAIGAPLLFAFIVGDTLGAGIYTLVGTMADDVGGVIWLPLLIALVLALLTAGTYAELITKYPHAGGAARYIDRAFGIPYVSFLVGFLMMASGITTAAALANAFAGDYLAALIDVPAAPAAVVFIILLTLINLRGVRESLTANLVASIIEVSGLVLVIVLAAIVLGSGNGQPARLLEFAPDVPPLEGAFAASVIAFFSFLGFEAAANMAEEVRNPSKAYPRALFGAIGTAAVVYLLIAIGAVIVLPPTELAQSTGPLLDVVNASGVAIPPWLFGLIALVAIANGALLFMVMASRVGYGLAEADLLPRAFARVLPNRRTPWVSIVVVAGLTIVLTLVGDLATLAETTVLLLLLVFLSANISVLVLKKDKVEHAHFSAPRIVPMLAMIASIALLTQQSGVVWLASIVYIVVGSGLFLAARAGRKREGRVSQ, from the coding sequence ATGGCGACCGATAGCGGCACGACCGAGGCGAGCACTCAGGGCGGATTGAAGCGGGCGATCGGTGCGCCGCTGCTGTTCGCGTTCATCGTCGGCGACACCCTCGGGGCGGGCATCTACACGCTCGTGGGCACCATGGCCGACGACGTCGGGGGCGTGATCTGGCTGCCGCTGCTCATCGCCCTGGTCCTGGCGCTGCTCACTGCGGGAACGTACGCGGAGCTCATCACCAAGTACCCGCACGCCGGCGGTGCGGCCCGGTACATCGACAGGGCCTTCGGCATCCCGTACGTCTCGTTCCTCGTCGGCTTCCTCATGATGGCCTCGGGCATCACCACCGCGGCGGCCCTGGCGAACGCCTTCGCCGGTGACTACCTCGCCGCACTCATCGACGTCCCGGCCGCTCCGGCCGCCGTGGTCTTCATCATCCTGCTGACGCTGATCAATCTCCGTGGCGTCCGGGAATCCCTCACCGCGAACCTCGTGGCATCCATCATCGAGGTGAGCGGCCTCGTCCTCGTCATCGTCCTTGCCGCCATCGTCCTCGGCAGCGGCAACGGGCAGCCGGCCCGGCTGCTCGAGTTCGCCCCCGACGTGCCCCCGCTGGAGGGTGCCTTCGCGGCCTCCGTCATCGCCTTCTTCTCCTTCCTGGGCTTCGAGGCCGCCGCGAACATGGCCGAGGAGGTGCGCAACCCCTCGAAGGCGTATCCCCGGGCCCTCTTCGGTGCCATCGGCACGGCGGCGGTCGTCTACCTCCTGATCGCGATCGGCGCGGTCATCGTCCTCCCGCCGACCGAACTCGCCCAGTCGACCGGACCCCTGCTGGACGTCGTGAACGCCAGCGGGGTGGCCATCCCTCCGTGGCTGTTCGGCCTGATCGCGCTGGTCGCGATCGCCAACGGCGCGCTGCTGTTCATGGTCATGGCCAGCCGCGTCGGCTACGGACTCGCGGAGGCCGACCTCCTGCCGCGCGCGTTCGCCCGGGTGCTGCCGAACCGGCGCACGCCGTGGGTCTCGATCGTCGTCGTCGCCGGGCTGACCATCGTGCTGACCCTCGTCGGGGACCTCGCCACTCTGGCGGAGACCACGGTGCTCCTCCTGCTGCTGGTGTTCCTCTCGGCCAATATCAGCGTGCTCGTCCTCAAGAAGGACAAGGTGGAGCACGCGCACTTCTCGGCCCCACGGATCGTGCCCATGCTCGCGATGATCGCGAGCATCGCGCTGCTGACCCAGCAGAGCGGGGTCGTCTGGCTGGCCTCCATCGTGTACATCGTGGTCGGGTCGGGGCTGTTCCTGGCAGCCCGCGCCGGGCGGAAGCGCGAGGGGCGCGTGTCGCAGTAG